The Crassaminicella indica genomic interval TTAAACAAATCCTTCAAAGTATATGAATCAACTATGAAAAAAATAGACTCATGAATAGAGTCTATTTTTATGCATTCAATTTTTGTTTTGCAACTTCTACTAATTGTGCAAAACCTTTCTCATCATTAATTGCCATTTCAGCTAACATCTTTCTATTGATTTGAACACCTGCTAGCTTTAATCCATTAATGAATCTACTATATGAAATATTGTTCATTCTTGCTGCTGCGTTAATTCTTGCAATCCAAAGCTTTCTAAAGTCTCTTTTCTTTAATTTTCTTCCTATATATGCAGATCTTAAAGATCTCATTACTGCTGGATTTGCAGCTCTGAAAATCTTACTTTTAGCTCCATAAAATCCTTTTGCAAGCTTTAATATTTTTTTATGTTTCTTTTTAGCATTTACTGCTTTTTTTACTCTTGCCATGTTTTTCTACCTCCTTTACCTTCCTATTTTTATGCGTATGGTAATACTTTTCTGATTCTTCTTTCTTCAGCTTTTGGCATCATAGCAGCTTTTCTTAGATTTCTTTTTCTTTTAGGACTCTTTTTAGTTAAAATATGGCTTTTATAAGCTTTTGCTCTTTTAACTTTTCCACTTTTTGTAACCTTGAATCTTTTTGCTGCTCCTCTATGTGTCTTCATTTTTGGCATGTTTGCTTCCTCCCCTCTATCATCTAAGCATTCTTTGGTGCTAAGAACATAGTCATGTTCCTACCTTCCAAATTTGGCTTTTTCTCTACAGTACCAACCTCTGAAATGAGCTGAGCGAATTTATCCATTACATCATATCCTAACTTAGAATAACCCATTTCTCTACCTTTAAATCTTAAAGTAACTTTTACTTTATCACCCTTTGATAAAAACTTAATAGCATTATTTGCTTTTACGCCTAAATCATGTTGTTCAATATTCAAACTCAATCGAACTTCTTTTACATTAATCACTTTTTGTTTTTTCTTTGCTTCTTTTTCTTTTTTTGATTGTTCAAATTTGTATTTTCCATAATCCATGATTTTACAAACAGGTGGCTTTGCTTGAGGCGCTATTTTTACTAAATCTAATCTTTTTTGCATAGCTATCTCTAGTGCCTTTTTTCCTGAAATAACACCTAATT includes:
- the infC gene encoding translation initiation factor IF-3 encodes the protein MHSLFIVIYFIPLGSINFRRCPIIKELEINEEIRDREVRLIDMDGTQLGVISGKKALEIAMQKRLDLVKIAPQAKPPVCKIMDYGKYKFEQSKKEKEAKKKQKVINVKEVRLSLNIEQHDLGVKANNAIKFLSKGDKVKVTLRFKGREMGYSKLGYDVMDKFAQLISEVGTVEKKPNLEGRNMTMFLAPKNA
- the rpmI gene encoding 50S ribosomal protein L35 is translated as MPKMKTHRGAAKRFKVTKSGKVKRAKAYKSHILTKKSPKRKRNLRKAAMMPKAEERRIRKVLPYA
- the rplT gene encoding 50S ribosomal protein L20, yielding MARVKKAVNAKKKHKKILKLAKGFYGAKSKIFRAANPAVMRSLRSAYIGRKLKKRDFRKLWIARINAAARMNNISYSRFINGLKLAGVQINRKMLAEMAINDEKGFAQLVEVAKQKLNA